Proteins encoded in a region of the Acidobacteriota bacterium genome:
- a CDS encoding VanZ family protein translates to MIYRQSMLLALIVSLALVLAAPFIGELRRWVAATLPGQYVWIVNGVVGLSVAALAVAALMRIREGRVWRFALLGVAALVAVVFARLTGSANPAVAAVEHFHFVQYGVITWLFYRAWRGKGDATSLVWPASAAFVFGVAEEWWQWFLPARVGEWQDVMLNTVAIACGVMASVAMAPMERPTAGRVLRGDRGALAGVLVAAVAGAAFVWTVHVGFAITDPDAGMFRSRYSAAQLHELATERTARWAITPPLVRRTLAREDQYRSEGEAHVRARNDAWEAGDVATAWGENQVLERYYAPVLDTPSHISKTGHRWHPDHRADAERRFRALGAPPPFTSTAAVDTKWVLKSGS, encoded by the coding sequence GTGATTTATCGGCAATCGATGCTACTGGCGCTCATCGTCTCGCTCGCCTTGGTCCTGGCCGCGCCATTCATCGGCGAACTGCGCCGCTGGGTGGCGGCGACGCTGCCGGGGCAGTACGTGTGGATTGTGAACGGGGTGGTGGGGCTGTCGGTGGCCGCGCTGGCGGTGGCCGCGTTGATGCGCATTCGAGAGGGGCGCGTCTGGCGGTTTGCGCTCCTTGGCGTGGCGGCGCTGGTGGCGGTGGTGTTCGCGCGTCTGACCGGCAGCGCCAACCCTGCTGTGGCGGCCGTGGAGCACTTTCACTTCGTGCAGTACGGCGTCATCACCTGGCTCTTTTACCGTGCGTGGCGCGGGAAGGGTGACGCGACCAGCCTGGTGTGGCCGGCCTCGGCGGCGTTTGTGTTTGGCGTCGCTGAAGAGTGGTGGCAGTGGTTTCTCCCGGCGCGCGTCGGCGAGTGGCAGGACGTGATGCTCAATACGGTGGCGATCGCCTGTGGCGTGATGGCCAGCGTGGCGATGGCGCCCATGGAGCGGCCCACGGCGGGCCGCGTCCTGCGTGGCGATCGGGGCGCGCTGGCCGGTGTGCTGGTTGCGGCAGTCGCCGGGGCGGCGTTCGTCTGGACCGTGCATGTCGGCTTTGCGATTACTGACCCGGACGCCGGGATGTTCCGATCGCGATACTCCGCGGCGCAGTTGCACGAGCTCGCGACGGAACGCACGGCACGATGGGCGATCACGCCGCCGCTCGTGCGGCGAACCCTCGCGCGTGAAGATCAATACCGCTCAGAGGGTGAAGCCCACGTGCGTGCCAGAAACGACGCGTGGGAGGCGGGCGATGTGGCGACGGCCTGGGGCGAGAATCAGGTACTCGAGCGCTACTACGCGCCTGTGCTCGACACGCCGTCACACATCTCAAAGACCGGGCACCGCTGGCATCCCGATCATCGCGCGGACGCCGAGCGGCGGTTTCGCGCGCTCGGCGCACCGCCGCCATTCACCAGCACAGCGGCGGTGGACACCAAGTGGGTCCTGAAATCAGGGTCCTGA
- a CDS encoding MFS transporter: MSSPARRPLSRPDAPPGALRWILVIVFLDMMGLGLLVPVIPLIVREFRADALTIGWLSLAYAAAQFVTTPLLGAWSDRHGRRGVLLLSFLGSAVAYFAFGWAPALWVLFAGRIVDGLTGANVGMSQAYIADITEAGQRSRALALSGVALGTGFIVGPLVGIGLSAFGPHVPAFTAGGLALASTILAWWRLPESLAPGTRAAPAATHQLNPFAPLLQALGRSSLRPLLIATFLASFAMAALRSHFAFFAIAVLAFSQSDANRVIAFLGVMMVVAQGGLVRQAVQRWGDHGTLVVGLVLSAIGFAGLSVAFSPSMLYLMVAVTAVGVGLGTPTMAALVSHRSGAIEQGVMLGAAQAAAALAQVLGPVWAGFIFDRAGPQFPFSTGAALVAAALLVVTLNRPKNDL; encoded by the coding sequence ATGTCTTCGCCTGCGCGGCGCCCGCTGTCCCGTCCCGATGCGCCGCCCGGTGCCCTGCGCTGGATCCTCGTCATCGTCTTTCTGGACATGATGGGTTTGGGCCTGCTGGTGCCGGTGATCCCCCTGATCGTGCGTGAGTTTCGTGCCGACGCACTGACGATTGGCTGGCTCTCGCTGGCGTATGCGGCCGCCCAGTTTGTGACCACGCCCCTGCTTGGCGCGTGGTCAGACCGTCATGGCCGGCGAGGCGTGCTGTTGCTCAGTTTCCTGGGTTCGGCCGTCGCGTATTTTGCATTCGGATGGGCTCCGGCCTTGTGGGTGCTCTTCGCCGGCCGGATCGTTGATGGCCTGACCGGCGCCAACGTCGGCATGTCGCAGGCGTACATCGCCGACATTACGGAAGCCGGCCAACGTTCGCGTGCGCTGGCGCTCTCGGGTGTGGCACTCGGCACCGGATTCATCGTGGGCCCACTCGTGGGCATCGGTCTCTCGGCGTTCGGACCGCACGTGCCGGCATTTACGGCGGGAGGCCTGGCACTGGCCAGCACGATCCTCGCATGGTGGCGGCTGCCGGAGTCACTGGCGCCTGGTACCCGGGCCGCGCCGGCGGCGACACACCAACTGAATCCGTTTGCGCCGCTCCTGCAGGCGCTCGGCCGCAGCTCCCTTCGGCCGCTCCTGATCGCGACGTTTCTCGCAAGCTTCGCCATGGCGGCGCTGCGTTCACACTTCGCGTTTTTTGCGATCGCGGTCCTGGCGTTCAGCCAGTCGGATGCCAACCGCGTCATCGCGTTCCTCGGGGTGATGATGGTCGTCGCTCAGGGCGGACTCGTCCGACAGGCCGTGCAGCGTTGGGGCGATCACGGCACGCTTGTGGTGGGACTGGTGCTGAGTGCCATTGGGTTCGCCGGCCTCTCGGTCGCGTTCTCGCCGTCGATGCTGTACCTGATGGTCGCGGTCACCGCCGTTGGCGTTGGCCTCGGCACCCCGACGATGGCGGCGCTCGTCTCACACCGCTCGGGTGCCATTGAGCAGGGCGTGATGCTGGGCGCTGCACAGGCGGCGGCGGCGCTCGCACAGGTCTTGGGTCCCGTCTGGGCGGGTTTTATCTTCGATCGCGCCGGGCCACAGTTTCCGTTCAGCACCGGCGCCGCCCTCGTCGCAGCCGCCCTGCTTGTCGTGACGCTCAATCGCCCGAAAAACGACCTCTGA